A genomic window from Fusarium oxysporum Fo47 chromosome X, complete sequence includes:
- a CDS encoding cytochrome P450, producing the protein MFREIVYGVAGFVLLAYAAEWILSLFDDPREPKRLQSKIPLFGHLWGMMKYSSGYHGITSKQTNEEMYTVAIFNTKLYIAKTSRLIPLIQKTSKTLSFRPFMQTAAKLMGDAKPETFEVFGTEWVDSFSHAHKNGLATGPFLDEQNLRMGDRALIDIEQLLPVEKDGVAKVNLLEWAQYAVVQASACGIFGVEHPFLDPKVDQAFWKWQSYLPLHMVNLDITGKGYAARQIVFDAFRKYNKNLPSDVSFIYKERLRSMQEAGIDEDDICKQQATFGTAAFANTVPIMYWTIYELFSRPDLLEEVRKEVIEQAVSGDKESGFKVDVAALKTKCPLTLSVFQETQRLRHVHANIRKVTEDTLLDGKYLLKAGHYVMMPGQPVHTNTSTWGPTAGQFDPYRFTKDSSDRKASSFVAWGAPPHLCPARQFATTEILIVIALLVVRSDIAPVKGEWVKNPALNTGDMATVYTPKKSVEVEVRKRCDWDGEWSLRMGESKTRISLASG; encoded by the exons ATGTTTCGAGAAATTGTGTACGGTGTTGCGGGCTTTGTCCTCCTTGCCTATGCGGCAGAATGGATTCTCTCACTATTTGACGATCCAAGGGAGCCCAAGAGACTTCAGTCAAAAATACCTCTCTTCGGACATTTATGGGGTATGATGAAGTATAGTTCTGGCTACCACGGAATCACAAG CAAGCAGACAAACGAGGAAATGTACACagtcgccatcttcaacacaaAACTCTACATCGCCAAAACATCCCGTCTCATTCCCCTGATCCAAAAGACTTCCAAAACCCTCTCCTTCCGACCTTTCATGCAAACAGCCGCCAAACTCATGGGCGATGCGAAACCCGAGACTTTTGAAGTTTTTGGTACAGAATGGGTTGATTCGTTTAGTCATGCTCACAAGAACGGTCTTGCTACGGGGCCGTTTCTGGATGAGCAGAATCTTCGTATGGGAGATCGTGCGCTGATCGATATTGAACAACTTCTTCCTGTGGAAAAGGATGGTGTTGCAAAGGTTAATTTGCTGGAGTGGGCGCAATATGCTGTTGTTCAAGCTAGTGCTTGTGGGatctttggtgttgagcatCCTTTTCTTGATCCAAAGGTTGACCAAGCTTTTTG GAAATGGCAATCatatcttcctcttcacaTGGTAAACCTCGACATCACTGGCAAAGGTTACGCCGCCCGCCAAATTGTCTTTGACGCTTTCCGCAAGTATAACAAGAATCTTCCCAGCGATGTATCTTTCATCTACAAAGAACGTCTCCGATCAATGCAAGAAGCTGGtattgatgaagatgacatCTGCAAGCAACAAGCTACTTTCGGAACTGCTGCTTTCGCAAACACTGTTCCTATCATGTACTGGACTATCTACGAACTCTTCTCTCGGcctgatcttcttgaagaagtgCGAAAGGAAGTTATCGAGCAAGCTGTCAGTGGAGATAAGGAATCTGGCTTTAAAGTTGATGTCGCTGCTTTGAAGACGAAGTGCCCTTTGACATTATCTGTTTTCCAGGAGACTCAAAGGCTAAGGCATGTTCATGCGAACATCCGCAAAGTAACAGAAGACACCCTCCTCGATGGAAAATACCTCCTCAAAGCAGGCCACTACGTAATGATGCCCGGCCAACCCGTCCACACAAACACTTCAACATGGGGCCCCACCGCCGGCCAATTCGATCCGTATCGCTTCACCAAAGACTCATCAGACCGAAAAGCAAGCAGCTTTGTCGCTTGGGGCGCACCGCCACATCTTTGCCCAGCGCGTCAATTTGCCACCACCGAGATTCTTATCGTCattgctcttcttgttgtgAGGAGTGATATTGCACCTGTGAAAGGGGAGTGGGTGAAGAACCCGGCGCTGAATACGGGGGATATGGCGACTGTTTATACGCCGAAGAAGagtgttgaggttgaggttaGGAAGAGGTGTGACTGGGATGGTGAGTGGAGTTTGAGGATGGGGGAGAGCAAGACGAGAATTTCCCTTGCTTCTGGTTGA
- a CDS encoding trypsin-like cysteine/serine peptidase domain-containing protein → MTIDQDPILTKLRDVSLSAVENGVSKHHTTEQDQLATAGLLSERESEAWQRAIEKVVRCVVSVKFSHPYSFDTETSKTSEATGFVVDAEKGIILTNRHVVGPGPFSGYIVFNNQEEVDTYPIYRDPVHDFGFLKFDPKAVKYMDLTAMELRPDLAKVGTEIKVIGNDSGEKLGILSGFISRLDRNAPIYDGYMDFNTCYFQANASASGGSSGSPVVNVDGHGIALQAGGRTDGSTDYFLPLDGPLRALKQIQRGEKVKRGEIQTVFKLKPFDECRRLGLSPEWESVLRKSFPGEDNVIVAMDVLPEGPSDEKLKEGDILLKINGDLVTQFLRLNEIFDSNIGKTVRILVQRDGQDVEEDILVQDLCEITPDRFVTVGAACFHDLSYQVAQRYFLPCRGVYVSKSGPFHPTHDNYIMVDSVNHKKTPNLDAFVQVMRDIPDRARVAIKFWYVWEPQTVRTAVVPIDRHWFQRMKMFKRNDTTGVWDVEVLAEPLPAIRPPPLSASFDALEHIAQREIAEIARSFVHVRFSSPVLIDGQSTRIKLGMGLVVNADRGYVIVSRTVVPTKLCDIELTFADSVLVPGKVVFLHPAHHYAIIQYDPSLVDAPVKSAIFSTERISQGAPTFFVGHNDCDEMVYASTAVTKVIPLEREPPNPPRGRPVNVDRIDVETRIGNHCGSGVLIREDGVVQALWVVYEMEDLDEACFGLSSQAIAPIAEKLSQGIVPTLRSLSIELEAVTMIEARVMGVAEEWIEKVQSKSSSDRRLFMVKRGPKQLSGQLGEGDVLLTLDGKLITQLHDVDVMYWKESLDVVAVRNGEQISFKAQTVSEDEFETSRVVNFCGLTAQKPHRTVRQCIKKLPSEVYITSWFIGSPANLYNVYATTFITHIDNKPTPDLESLVGIIASIPDKTYFKIKMMNYTGTPSVVTIKKDERYWPTVEWLRDETHVEGWKRVTYENGGVIQGEGLYGITL, encoded by the exons ATGACAATCGACCAGGATCCCATCCTCACTAAACTCCGCGATGTATCCCTCTCAGCCGTAGAGAATGGCGTCAGCAAGCATCACACAACAGAACAAGACCAACTCGCTACTGCAGGTCTTCTCTCAGAGCGAGAAAGCGAAGCCTGGCAAAGAGCGATAGAGAAGGTCGTTCGATGCGTTGTGTCGGTCAAGTTCTCGCACCCTTATTCGTTTGATACAGAGACTAGCAAGACGAGCGAAGCAACAGGCTTTGTTGTCGATGCAGAAAAGGGAATCATTCTCACTAATCGACATGTTGTCGGTCCTGGGCCCTTTTCGGGGTACATCGTCTTCAATAACCAGGAAGAAGTCGATACATACCCTATTTATCGCGACCCAGTGCACGACTTTGGCTTTTTGAAGTTTGATCCCAAGGCGGTTAAGTATATGGATCTCACCGCAATGGAACTTCGACCCGATCTCGCAAAAG TTGGAACCGAGATCAAAGTCATCGGTAACGATAGCGGCGAAAAGCTCGGTATCCTCTCTGGTTTCATCAGCCGTCTTGACAGAAACGCTCCTATATACGATGGCTACATGGACTTCAACACATGTTACTTCCAAGCCAACGCTTCGGCATCCGGAGGAAGTTCCGGAAGTCCCGTTGTCAACGTCGACGGACACGGTATCGCGCTTCAAGCAGGTGGTCGCACCGACGGGTCAACGGATTACTTTCTACCACTTGATGGGCCGTTGCGTGCGCTGAAGCAGATCCAACGGGGTGAGAAGGTGAAGAGGGGTGAGATACAGACTGTCTTCAAATTAAAGCCTTTTGATGAATGTCGACGGCTTGGGTTGAGTCCTGAGTGGGAGAGTGTTTTGCGCAAGTCCTTTCCTGGAGAGGATAAcgtcatcgtcgccatggATGTCTTACCCGAGGGGCCTTCGGACGAGAAATTGAAAGAAGGCGATATCCTCCTTAAGATCAACGGGGATCTCGTTACCCAATTCCTCCGTCTCAACGAGATTTTCGACTCCAACATTGGCAAAACAGTCCGTATTCTCGTTCAGAGAGACGGCCAGGACGTCGAAGAGGATATCCTAGTCCAAGACCTCTGCGAGATCACACCAGACCGCTTCGTCACCGTCGGTGCAGCCTGTTTCCACGATCTATCATACCAAGTCGCCCAACGATACTTCCTCCCCTGCCGCGGCGTGTACGTCAGTAAATCCGGCCCGTTTCACCCCACGCACGATAACTACATCATGGTCGATAGCGTCAATCACAAGAAGACGCCGAACCTCGATGCTTTTGTGCAGGTCATGAGGGATATCCCCGACAGAGCACGCGTGGCTATCAAGTTTTGGTATGTTTGGGAACCGCAGACTGTTCGGACGGCTGTTGTGCCGATTGATCGGCATTGGTTCCAGCGCATGAAGATGTTCAAGAGGAATGATACCACGGGGGTTTGGGATGTTGAGGTCCTTGCTGAGCCGCTGCCTGCTATTCGGCCGCCGCCATTGAGTGCGTCTTTTGATGCGCTTGAACATATTGCTCAGCGGGAAATTGCTGAGATTGCTAGGAGCTTCGTCCACGTGCGATTCTCTTCACCGGTCCTTATTGATGGACAATCCACGCGTATTAAACTCGGAATGGGCCTTGTTGTCAACGCTGATCGAGGCTACGTCATCGTCTCAAGAACTGTTGTGCCGACAAAGCTTTGCGATATAGAATTGACCTTTGCCGATTCAGTCCTTGTTCCCGGCAAAGTCGTATTCTTGCATCCTGCGCATCACTACGCTATCATTCAATACGACCCTAGCCTCGTCGACGCGCCCGTCAAGAGCGCCATCTTCAGTACTGAGAGGATTTCACAGGGTGCACCGACTTTCTTCGTTGGGCATAATGATTGCGATGAGATGGTATATGCCTCAACAGCCGTGACAAAAGTCATTCCCCTTGAGAGAGAGCCACCAAATCCACCCCGCGGCCGCCCTGTCAACGTCGATCGCATTGACGTGGAGACCCGAATCGGAAATCACTGCGGCAGTGGCGTTCTGATCCGTGAAGACGGCGTCGTCCAGGCCCTTTGGGTCGTCTACGAGATGGAAGATCTCGACGAGGCCTGTTTCGGTCTAAGCTCCCAAGCCATCGCGCCCATCGCTGAGAAACTAAGCCAAGGCATCGTCCCAACCCTGCGCAGTCTCTCCATCGAGCTAGAGGCCGTGACGATGATCGAAGCGCGAGTCATGGGTGTAGCGGAGGAGTGGATAGAAAAGGTCCAGAGCAAGTCCTCCTCCGACCGACGACTATTCATGGTAAAACGTGGCCCAAAGCAACTCTCCGGTCAACTCGGCGAAGGTGACGTCCTGCTCACTCTCGACGGCAAGCTTATCACGCAGCTACACGATGTGGATGTCATGTACTGGAAAGAAAGCCTCGACGTCGTCGCTGTACGAAACGGAGAACAGATCAGCTTCAAGGCACAAACTGTCTCTGAGGATGAATTTGAAACTTCGCGTGTTGTTAATTTCTGCGGCTTGACGGCGCAAAAGCCCCATCGTACCGTGAGGCAGTGCATCAAGAAGCTGCCGAGCGAAGTATACATCACAAGTTGGTTCATCGGATCGCCGGCAAACTTGTATAACGTCTACGCAACGACTTTCATCACACATATCGATAACAAGCCTACACCGGATCTAGAGTCACTCGTGGGGATCATTGCGAGCATCCCTGATAAAACCT acttcaagatcaagatgatgaacTACACCGGAACTCCCTCCGTCGTAACGATCAAGAAAGATGAGCGATACTGGCCTACCGTTGAGTGGCTTCGTGACGAGACGCATGTTgaaggatggaagagggTTACATATGAGAATGGTGGGGTTATACAAGGCGAAGGTCTTTATGGTATTACACTGTGA
- a CDS encoding uncharacterized protein (expressed protein), whose protein sequence is MEGYIYLDEDENFDYSDQDLEFAHDRPFPLKELTITHLADYDDPNLALSEAWKTIISLPSLVDFRVFVTTEECEASPESTIHYVEKYNFFGNLHNTWLSPNIADHLRVLSLYFKDYWGWFPIMDFRNIGEDSPFPQLKVLALGNYVFTHEWQIEWFAKLGKENGSGGLVELYLDDCPILYHARQLRIGNDGYADHTAHTAGGTGRGWNPIKRDFPIRWHQILSQWKDSMKGLKTLRVGHGCWWDCPKDTRQAILQDPDYKDIDLQAMDHRLSRNQHRNFAYPPPTEEEYWDRENTWVSEKHRYGTGIDNERTSRMQYIEYNCGIGPSAWLEKNSRYDCDEKGFAPEKGTLEKDNAAWGMIMATTRARREGRAG, encoded by the coding sequence ATGGAGGGATATATCTAtcttgatgaggatgagaattTTGATTATAGTGATCAGGATCTTGAATTCGCTCACGACAGGCCTTTTCCGCTGAAGGAGTTGACGATCACGCATCTTGCGGATTATGACGATCCTAACCTCGCTCTCTCTGAGGCCTGGAAGACGATAATCTCTCTACCAAGTCTCGTCGACTTTAGGGTCTTTGTGACAACAGAAGAGTGCGAAGCTTCACCTGAGAGCACGATTCACTATGTTGAGAAGTACAATTTCTTCGGCAACCTCCACAACACGTGGTTGTCGCCCAACATCGCGGATCATTTGCGCGTACTGTCGTTATACTTCAAAGACTACTGGGGCTGGTTTCCCATCATGGATTTTCGAAACATTGGCGAAGATTCACCATTCCCTCAACTCAAGGTTCTTGCGCTCGGGAACTACGTCTTTACTCATGAGTGGCAGATTGAGTGGTTTGCGAAGCTCGGCAAGGAGAATGGGAGTGGAGGTCTGGTAGAGCTGTATCTTGATGATTGTCCCATTCTGTATCACGCACGTCAGCTTCGTATTGGAAATGATGGGTATGCTGATCATACAGCTCATACAGCAGGTGGAACAGGACGAGGATGGAACCCTATCAAACGCGACTTTCCCATCCGATGGCATCAGATCCTTTCCCAGTGGAAGGATTCGATGAAGGGGTTGAAGACCCTTCGCGTTGGCCATGGATGCTGGTGGGATTGTCCAAAGGATACTCGCCAAGCGATTCTACAAGACCCCGATTACAAAGACATCGACTTACAAGCCATGGACCATCGACTCTCGCGAAACCAGCACCGGAACTTTGCTTACCCTCCCCCAACGGAGGAAGAATACTGGGACAGGGAGAACACCTGGGTGTCTGAAAAGCATAGATATGGGACAGGAATCGACAACGAGAGAACGAGTCGGATGCAGTATATTGAGTATAACTGTGGTATTGGGCCATCGGCTTGGCTGGAGAAGAATTCGCGGTATGATTGTGATGAGAAGGGGTTTGCGCCGGAGAAGGGGACGTTGGAGAAGGATAATGCTGCGTGGGGGATGATTATGGCTACTACTCGAGCGAGGCGAGAAGGCAGAGCTGGTTAA
- a CDS encoding isoprenoid synthase domain-containing protein: MPHKELPIRPLVRAFDPVGPDTLGPPDLDFASLFRERNVPEDAPLTLYPEQLGVPWHTSLPWVRQSKWWVQGEAAGRDLVNRISADKASERGTLPMEFMDERRKGKIDELVEDAVSCAVYLYPSSSPTRIELLTQALLLLFFHDDVMERGATQDEITVVDEFVTMKPKNKHMKRFFTEVLECDPILGPGLLRAIGLFVNAGRKKSPFKQDKYATLAEYLDYRRHDIAKPFMIAAIRFGSGVHHTPEEIAPFDELEDLYVQHSILMNDLYSYDKEIYEARTINGSVVNAVHVIEKLMSVSPTLAKTITRTMSFDVEKKYYALSEKFMRDPSLNDKQRTYVIALFDCLTGNLFHHATLGRYSRYAEYPVDCRT; the protein is encoded by the exons ATGCCTCACAAAGAGTTGCCCATTAGACCTCTGGTCCGTGCTTTTGACCCGGTGGGACCAGACACTCTTGGACCTCCGGACCTTGACTTTGCTTCTCTGTTCAGAGAGAGAAATGTCCCTGAAGATGCCCCTCTGACGCTGTATCCCGAACAGCTGGGCGTTCCATGGCATACTTCTCTCCCATGGGTGAGACAGTCCAAGTGGTGGGTACAGGGTGAAGCAGCTGGACGGGATTTGGTGAATCGAATCAGTGCCGACAAAGCGTCTGAACGAGGAACTCTACCTATGGAGTTTATGGACGAGCGCCGAAAGGGGAAGATTGACGAGctcgttgaagatgctgtcTCATGCGCTGTGTACCTCtatccatcatcatcgcccaCCCGAATAGAACTGCTGACGCAGGCACTTCTGCTTCTATTCTTCCATGATG ATGTTATGGAACGTGGTGCAACACAAGAT GAAATAACAGTTGTTGACGAGTTCGTCACCATGAAACCCAAGAACAAACACATGAAGCGATTTTTCACAGAAGTTCTAGAATGTGATCCCATTCTTGGCCCTGGTCTCCTCCGAGCCATCGGCCTGTTCGTCAATGCAGGCCGTAAAAAATCACCATTCAAGCAAGATAAATATGCAACATTGGCCGAGTACTTGGATTACCGCCGCCACGACATCGCCAAGCC CTTCATGATCGCTGCCATCCGCTTTGGAAGCGGTGTTCACCACACCCCCGAGGAAATCGCTCCCTTTGACGAGCTAGAAGACCTCTACGTACAACACTCCATCCTCATGAACGATCTCTACTCCTACGACAAGGAGATCTACGAGGCGCGCACCATCAACGGCTCTGTCGTCAACGCAGTACACGTCATCGAGAAACTCATGTCTGTATCGCCGACCTTGGCAAAGACTATTACCCGCACCATGAGCTTCGACGTTGAGAAGAAGTACTACGCCCTGTCGGAGAAGTTCATGCGTGATCCTTCGTTGAACGATAAGCAGCGTACCTATGTCATTGCGCTTTTTGATTGTTTGACTGGGAATCTGTTTCATCATGCTACTTTGGGCAGATATTCTCGATATGCGGAGTATCCTGTTGACTGCAGGACTTAG